In the genome of Fusarium poae strain DAOMC 252244 chromosome 1, whole genome shotgun sequence, the window GGCAACAAAGACCTCTTCCAAACCACCGACGCAGAGCGTCGCCTTAGTCACCCCGTGGGTGCTCAAGACGAGATCGACCAATGCGTTAAGAAGTACACCAGTGCTCGCTCTTTTGCCCGCGCAAGTGGTACTGAGAATGCATGCCGTGTCTATGCTGAGGCTGCCACCCGCTCCGAGGCGGATGAACTTGCTAACAAGGTTGCTCAAATCGTCAAGCAGTTCGGTTCTTAGGAAAATCTCATATATCGGTCGGACTTGGGTGAACTAGACTTGGGCGAACTAGACTTGGGTGAAGGAGACTCGAGTAAACGAGACTCGCGTGAACGAGAACGAGAATGGAGTGAACTAGTCGCGAGTGGACTATTCTCGAGTGAACACGAGTCGGGTGGGCAAGACTCGAGCAGCCAAAACTGCAGCGAACAAGACTTGGATGAAGAAATCTTTGTTTTCTCAGattaacaaaaaaaaaaaaaaaaaaagagctgAATGTTAGGACACGCCCAGTACAGGACGAGCATGCGGGGAAGCAATTGTTCAAAAGAAAGGATAAAAGGAAACAAAAAGATGTTTCCAAAAGAATAGTTATGTTATTAAGCTCAGGCTCAGAGGGGCCCTCCGGGACAATGAGCGGTATGATTAGCCCAATTTAACGATGAATGAAAAGTTTCTTTACTCCAATCACTTACTCAAACTCACTTTTTGTAACAGGTATGCGAAACGAAAGCCCAACGCATATCAAAGCAAAGATCTATTGACTAGGTGAATCCGGAGTGGTCTTCTTTGTGGTATCACTCATAACGGGTCGTCAATCTACCAAACCGTCCCTCACGCTCATGTTTTCTTCTCCCTCTGGAGTTATCTAACAGTAATATTTACCCCGTGTAAGATGCAAGAAGACGCCGTCCGCCTTGTACGTTTCCCAAACTCAAGTGTCTAGCCTCCTCCCTCAAATCAATTCATACCCTCGATTTTATCTTTTTCGTGTAGTCATTAcaacaggtaggtaggcatgTGCTTACTGAAAAGGCCACTTAGCACATGCGGTATTCGAGAGCACCCTTGGAGGAGCGGTTGGCGTCCTGGGTCTCGAGCTCGTAGGCAATCTTGATGTCAAGATCGCGTCTGTTCTTATCATTGGGTCGGACATCAAGGTTGAGCTGGATCTCCTCGCCCTGCTGGACGGTGAGAACGTCCTCAAAGTAGAAAACGGTCTGCTTCCAGTGGGTGTACTTGGTGTGGGGGCCTGTTGAGAAGCGGATAGGCTTGTGGCAGGCGGTGAAGTCGATATCAAACCACGACACTAGGGCGTGGATGAAATCGTCGCGCTTGGCGGAGAGCTTGAAGGGCACTTGGAAAGCCAGGTCGGCGACGGTGCAGGTGTAGAGATCGAGGGTAAGGACGGGAGCGGGATCGGTGACAGCAGCCTTGACCTCAACAGTGTCGACAAGTGGCTCAGAGAGAGCAGTGGCCTTGAGAGGGGTATAGTCGAAACCGTAAACATCGTTCCAGACTAGAAATCATTAGCAACTGTGCTTCAAGGTTCAAAATTCTGCCAGAACGAATACTCACATTCGATCTTGTCCTCTTTGTAGTCGCCATCCTCAATACCGGCGAAGAAGATGGTGGCCTTGTCGGGGAAGATCAAACCATCTTTCTGGAGATAAGTGTCACGGGCATAGAGGACGGTGTCAAGCATGGACTCGTAGAGAAGGAAGTATCCCATCCATtcggagatgatgatgtcgaccTTGGGGAAGGGGAGCTCAACCTCCTCCATCTTGCCCTGGAGAAGAGTGATCTTGTCAGAAAGGCCGTTGATCTTGACGATCTCACGAGCCTTGAAAATGATGGTGGACATGTCGACACCAATAACATGCTTAGCACCAGCCTTGGCGGCGAACCTATAACAGCAATTGTTAATTAAAATTCGATCAATTCCGTCTGCTTTTTTGTCCAGAATGGCGCGTGTTGCGAGAGCTTGTCGTTTTGCAAACGCGGGGCATGACGAGGGGCAGTTTATTGCAGGGTCTTGTTGCGCACGTACATAGAGAGAATAGCGGTTCCGCAGCCAACATCTAGAACGACCTTGTCCTTAAAAATGTGCTTGTTTTGCATAATAGCGTTCATATACGATCGTGTTCGGACCTCATCTTTCTAAAG includes:
- the RMT1_1 gene encoding type I protein arginine N-methyltransferase Rmt1 (BUSCO:33249at5125); the protein is MSGDKMDVEVAEQKMNSLEHSEQHYFKSYDHHGIHEEMLKDEVRTRSYMNAIMQNKHIFKDKVVLDVGCGTAILSMFAAKAGAKHVIGVDMSTIIFKAREIVKINGLSDKITLLQGKMEEVELPFPKVDIIISEWMGYFLLYESMLDTVLYARDTYLQKDGLIFPDKATIFFAGIEDGDYKEDKIEFWNDVYGFDYTPLKATALSEPLVDTVEVKAAVTDPAPVLTLDLYTCTVADLAFQVPFKLSAKRDDFIHALVSWFDIDFTACHKPIRFSTGPHTKYTHWKQTVFYFEDVLTVQQGEEIQLNLDVRPNDKNRRDLDIKIAYELETQDANRSSKGALEYRMC